One window of the Oncorhynchus mykiss isolate Arlee chromosome 5, USDA_OmykA_1.1, whole genome shotgun sequence genome contains the following:
- the LOC110523645 gene encoding caspase recruitment domain-containing protein 8 produces the protein MASCPESGSSSGQPFTISANNGASVNAPIMTGNTIGAIHYHTGPLSAPPQHTSPSGPMMSSVQDFLKTHKNDLENRMGNLRPILSNLIDLGVLSEEDREEIEIKTTRTKKNEALLTMVINKGKTAQEQFYQALKKADLYLVKDLEG, from the exons ATGGCATCTTGTCCGGAATCTGGGTCTTCTTCTGGCCAACCCTTCACCATCTCAGCCAATAATGGGGCCAGTGTCAACGCTCCCATAATGACTGGTAACACCATTGGGGCAATCCATTATCATACAG GCCCTTTGTCTGCGCCACCCCAGCACACCAGCCCCTCCGGCCCCATGATGTCATCAGTTCAGGATTTCCTGAAAACACACAAGAATGATCTGGAGAACAGGATGGGCAACCTTCGTCCCATCCTCAGCAATCTCATAGACCTTGGGGTTCTGAgtgaggaggatagagaggagatagagatcAAAACCACACGGACCAAGAAAAATGAAGCTCTGCTGACCATGGTTATTAACAAGGGGAAAACTGCCCAGGAACAGTTTTACCAGGCCCTGAAAAAAGCAGACCTTTACTTGGTGAAAGACCTAGAGGGATAA